One window from the genome of Salisaeta longa DSM 21114 encodes:
- a CDS encoding CDP-alcohol phosphatidyltransferase family protein has product MALAVRRFLSASPIERWSLVNALGLLVATGLTLSSASMAPVALVGIGLLAGLGGVAREDWTPSGRWGWANAVTAARAAAVAVLPLVPPTGIAAIGLVILCTDGLDGWLARRQGEASTFGAFLDKETDAFFLLMLCLLAARAQVLPAGVVAAGLLRYVFVLALFWLQPEAPTEQRSSAARYVFVAAVLGLLLPFVAPQALAVPVALLALAALGLSFARSFWWIFRFRTA; this is encoded by the coding sequence ATGGCCCTTGCCGTGCGGCGCTTTTTATCGGCCTCGCCCATCGAGCGTTGGTCACTCGTCAACGCACTGGGGCTGCTCGTGGCTACGGGCCTCACGCTGTCGTCGGCGTCAATGGCGCCGGTTGCTCTTGTGGGCATCGGGTTGCTGGCCGGCCTGGGCGGCGTGGCCCGCGAGGATTGGACGCCCAGCGGCCGCTGGGGCTGGGCCAATGCCGTTACCGCCGCCCGCGCTGCGGCCGTGGCCGTGTTGCCGCTCGTGCCCCCCACCGGCATCGCGGCTATAGGCCTTGTCATCTTGTGCACGGACGGCCTCGACGGGTGGCTCGCACGTCGCCAGGGCGAAGCCTCCACCTTTGGGGCCTTCCTGGATAAAGAAACGGACGCCTTCTTTCTGCTTATGCTGTGCCTGCTGGCTGCCCGTGCGCAGGTGCTGCCCGCGGGCGTTGTGGCGGCGGGGCTGCTCCGTTACGTGTTTGTGCTGGCCCTTTTTTGGCTACAGCCCGAAGCCCCCACGGAACAGCGCTCGTCGGCGGCCCGCTACGTCTTTGTGGCCGCCGTGCTGGGCCTGCTCCTGCCGTTTGTGGCCCCCCAGGCCCTGGCAGTTCCCGTAGCCCTGCTCGCGCTCGCTGCTCTGGGGCTCTCGTTTGCCCGATCGTTCTGGTGGATTTTTCGCTTTCGTACCGCCTGA
- a CDS encoding sulfatase-like hydrolase/transferase produces the protein MPTASPSRSEVLICWIGFAALNVLLFVPAWAAGQPLSPFFPMSVEAVVLGSAVLWSADRAYATGVRRTAAVLYGALFLYALYDAGIYLATQRSAIFYEDAQYVVSTAYLLQSLLSWSRAALLVGTLAGLAVLLGGVMPWTFRAMARAGRHRASRRILAVGHLVVWPLVFVVAPWQAWGAENLTYQTGNERTRVRTLSGKIVENVQASLRLHQLLDELEQAPVDSTYFGYRSVPLRERPNIYLLMVESYGAVLNSHPALRAPYRRMMRRMTDSLAADGWHMASGHAVAPVRGGRSWLAIASTLTGARVGHQLLFKRFEQHAAGYPHLVDFLNRRGYQTMAVQAATRARPGLPAPNTYGFDRLLYQNALNYRAPLYGWGGVPDQYSLHYAHAVADSSRAPLFLFFEGVDSHALWNYGLPPYLPDWRTFNAAAAHPQPRSWLDARARLETAMLPDSVTSPRIYDAPVTQRYLRHIAHDLRVVRDFLRTAVPPNSLVLLMGDHQPPVLPSTTADVPLHVLSRNPALLRGFTSHLGFTSGLLRPPGQPLARVRQEALYSILVHMLADTSRTPRPAIQPNGISRALLVR, from the coding sequence ATGCCTACCGCCTCCCCTTCGCGCTCCGAGGTGCTGATCTGCTGGATCGGCTTTGCTGCGCTCAACGTGCTGCTGTTTGTGCCTGCGTGGGCCGCTGGGCAGCCCCTCAGTCCCTTTTTCCCGATGAGCGTGGAGGCGGTGGTGCTAGGCTCGGCGGTGCTGTGGAGCGCGGACCGCGCGTATGCAACGGGGGTGCGGCGCACGGCCGCCGTGCTGTACGGGGCGCTTTTTCTGTACGCGCTCTACGATGCGGGCATCTACCTTGCCACGCAACGTAGCGCCATCTTTTACGAGGACGCGCAGTACGTCGTGTCGACGGCCTACCTGCTGCAAAGCTTGCTGTCGTGGTCGCGTGCTGCGCTGCTGGTGGGTACCCTCGCGGGCCTCGCGGTGCTGCTTGGCGGCGTGATGCCGTGGACGTTCCGCGCCATGGCGCGGGCCGGACGACATCGCGCGTCACGGCGCATCCTGGCCGTCGGACACCTGGTGGTGTGGCCGCTCGTGTTCGTCGTGGCGCCGTGGCAGGCCTGGGGGGCCGAGAACCTCACCTACCAAACCGGAAACGAGCGCACCCGCGTGCGCACGCTTTCCGGCAAAATTGTGGAAAACGTCCAGGCGTCGCTGCGGCTACACCAGCTGCTGGATGAATTGGAGCAGGCACCGGTAGACTCCACCTATTTTGGATACCGCTCGGTGCCGCTGCGCGAACGGCCCAACATCTACCTCCTCATGGTGGAGTCGTACGGCGCGGTGCTGAACTCGCACCCGGCGCTGCGCGCGCCCTACCGCCGCATGATGCGCCGCATGACCGATTCGTTGGCCGCCGATGGCTGGCACATGGCCTCGGGGCATGCCGTGGCGCCGGTACGCGGCGGCCGCTCGTGGCTGGCTATTGCCTCCACCCTCACCGGCGCGCGCGTCGGCCATCAGTTGCTGTTTAAACGATTCGAGCAGCATGCCGCCGGCTACCCGCATCTGGTGGATTTCCTGAACCGGCGCGGCTACCAGACGATGGCCGTGCAGGCGGCCACCCGCGCGCGGCCCGGCCTGCCGGCGCCCAACACCTACGGCTTCGACCGACTGCTCTACCAAAATGCGCTAAACTATCGTGCGCCCCTGTACGGCTGGGGCGGCGTGCCCGATCAGTACAGCCTCCACTACGCGCACGCCGTAGCCGACAGCAGCCGGGCGCCGCTCTTCCTCTTTTTTGAGGGCGTCGACTCGCATGCCCTCTGGAATTACGGATTGCCCCCGTACCTGCCCGACTGGCGCACCTTCAATGCGGCGGCTGCCCATCCGCAGCCCAGATCATGGCTCGATGCCCGCGCGCGCCTCGAGACGGCGATGCTGCCCGATTCGGTGACGAGCCCACGCATCTACGATGCCCCGGTCACGCAGCGCTACCTGCGCCACATCGCACACGACCTGCGCGTGGTGCGCGACTTTTTGCGCACGGCGGTGCCGCCCAACAGCCTGGTGCTGCTGATGGGCGATCACCAGCCGCCGGTACTGCCCAGCACCACCGCCGACGTCCCGCTGCACGTCCTGAGTCGCAACCCGGCGCTGCTCCGCGGCTTCACCTCGCACCTGGGGTTTACGTCGGGGCTGCTGCGACCGCCGGGACAGCCGCTGGCGCGCGTCCGGCAAGAAGCGCTCTACAGCATCCTCGTGCACATGCTGGCCGACACGTCGCGCACCCCGCGGCCCGCGATTCAGCCCAACGGCATCAGCCGCGCCCTGCTGGTCCGCTGA
- a CDS encoding glycosyltransferase family 4 protein, whose protein sequence is MPRPVGWIVPDIQALPTGGNRYNRRVLDAWPAPPPTVWTWPTAHAPPSLPAVPPGAVVIVDSLLLRHREALQALRAAHPDAHLVLLAHYLACVDPTAADDPGEHGALALFDAVVAPSAYVCRALHAVPTAPARCHVVPPGLDARFRTDASAPAPPQRPVQLLTVANWVPGKQVPQLVAVLSALPAEDWQWTLVGDDALDPDAGRAVRAAIEATPVADRFDIRGAVPSPEMPALYQAADVFVLPSRFETCSMATREALAGGCAVVAYRVGGLPDNLGAAPAGALVPAGDTEALRKALQRLIVDGAAREAAQAAAQQAAASFPTWDEAAMRLWKATQDAFD, encoded by the coding sequence ATGCCGCGCCCTGTAGGCTGGATCGTGCCCGACATCCAAGCGCTGCCCACCGGCGGGAATCGCTACAACCGGCGGGTGCTGGATGCGTGGCCCGCGCCGCCGCCCACCGTGTGGACGTGGCCCACAGCCCATGCGCCGCCGTCCCTTCCGGCGGTGCCGCCCGGCGCGGTGGTGATTGTCGACAGCTTGCTGTTGCGGCATCGTGAGGCGCTGCAGGCGCTCCGTGCCGCCCATCCCGATGCGCATCTTGTGTTGCTGGCCCACTACCTCGCGTGCGTCGACCCGACGGCCGCAGATGATCCGGGCGAGCACGGGGCGCTGGCGTTGTTTGACGCCGTAGTGGCCCCCAGCGCGTATGTGTGCCGGGCGCTGCATGCGGTGCCAACGGCCCCCGCACGTTGTCATGTGGTGCCGCCCGGCCTCGACGCCCGCTTTCGTACCGACGCGTCTGCCCCTGCCCCGCCGCAGCGCCCGGTACAACTGCTTACCGTAGCGAACTGGGTGCCAGGCAAACAAGTGCCACAACTGGTAGCGGTACTCAGCGCGCTCCCGGCGGAGGATTGGCAGTGGACGCTGGTGGGCGACGATGCGCTGGACCCCGACGCGGGCCGCGCGGTGCGGGCTGCCATCGAGGCCACGCCGGTCGCTGACCGCTTCGACATCCGGGGCGCCGTGCCGTCGCCTGAGATGCCGGCGCTGTACCAAGCGGCCGACGTATTCGTGTTGCCCTCGCGCTTCGAGACGTGCAGCATGGCCACGCGCGAGGCCCTCGCCGGCGGCTGTGCGGTGGTGGCCTACCGGGTGGGCGGCCTCCCCGACAATCTGGGAGCGGCCCCGGCGGGCGCGCTGGTACCGGCCGGCGACACGGAAGCGCTCCGGAAGGCGCTGCAACGCCTCATTGTGGATGGCGCCGCGCGCGAAGCGGCGCAGGCAGCGGCGCAGCAAGCGGCTGCATCATTTCCTACATGGGACGAAGCAGCAATGCGCCTATGGAAAGCTACGCAAGATGCTTTCGATTAG
- a CDS encoding TolC family protein produces MIQSFWQRKLLMGILVSALGLLAASGNYDVSAHPRSVSDTLFFKEATALLLKNNPQLRAARARTQALSMGAQAQSLFPNPTLGLSEEYTPYTNADGADNEWFLQLSQPLRYPGEQRARRQAAEAASRAAKAALQETRTALYNSLRRRYLNVVVASARLRILKRYTEAVRRAARAATARYEEGDLSAIRYSRLMSARATYESDLAAAQRKRQAAQMQLTYMLMGQQTQGLDGPSQIGAYVIPDSLSFRAITVNAPAAVAAATSRRPLLKAQQARVEYARQTLRATRYQQYPGLGLSAGPKRLATPGGSSLGFTAGITMTLPLWNGGRTAVEAQRGRRNQAQAQLDAFQRSVAGSVHDALRRLKSAQTLLQTSDLQVTTSLQDALFVYEQGEITLFELLDTIASARRTELLQVRLRAEYFRALYDLETAIGVGPHDAPIVVEGALSPLRSARLP; encoded by the coding sequence ATGATTCAATCGTTCTGGCAGAGAAAGCTCCTTATGGGCATTTTGGTGAGTGCCCTGGGGCTTTTGGCAGCCTCCGGCAACTACGACGTCTCGGCACATCCGCGCTCGGTTTCCGACACGCTTTTCTTCAAAGAAGCCACGGCGCTGCTCCTGAAGAACAACCCGCAGCTCCGTGCGGCCCGCGCTCGCACACAAGCCCTGAGCATGGGGGCACAGGCCCAATCCCTCTTCCCCAACCCAACGCTTGGACTGTCCGAAGAATACACGCCGTATACCAACGCCGACGGCGCCGACAATGAGTGGTTTCTGCAACTCAGCCAGCCCTTGAGGTATCCGGGCGAGCAGCGCGCCCGGCGCCAGGCGGCAGAAGCAGCAAGTCGAGCAGCGAAGGCAGCGCTCCAGGAAACGCGCACCGCGCTGTACAACTCGCTTCGCCGCCGATACCTGAACGTTGTGGTTGCAAGCGCCCGTCTGCGAATTTTGAAGCGTTACACAGAGGCCGTCCGCCGCGCGGCCCGTGCTGCTACCGCACGGTATGAGGAGGGCGACCTGAGCGCCATTCGCTACAGTCGGCTCATGAGTGCTCGGGCCACCTATGAAAGCGACCTTGCAGCCGCTCAGCGCAAGCGCCAAGCAGCTCAGATGCAGCTGACATACATGCTTATGGGCCAACAGACGCAAGGCCTCGACGGGCCCTCGCAGATCGGAGCATACGTGATTCCAGACTCCCTTTCTTTTCGAGCAATCACCGTAAACGCGCCAGCCGCCGTAGCAGCAGCCACGAGCCGGCGCCCGCTACTGAAGGCCCAGCAAGCCCGCGTTGAGTATGCGCGACAGACCCTCAGGGCCACGCGCTACCAGCAATATCCGGGGTTGGGCCTTTCGGCAGGCCCCAAACGGCTTGCCACGCCCGGTGGCAGCAGCCTCGGCTTTACCGCTGGAATAACCATGACACTGCCGTTGTGGAACGGCGGTCGCACGGCGGTGGAGGCACAACGCGGGCGTCGCAACCAGGCCCAGGCCCAGCTCGACGCCTTCCAGCGCAGTGTAGCGGGAAGCGTACACGACGCTCTGCGCCGCCTCAAAAGCGCACAAACTCTTCTGCAGACGTCAGATCTCCAGGTGACGACCTCCCTCCAAGATGCGCTGTTCGTCTACGAGCAGGGCGAGATCACCCTGTTCGAACTGCTGGACACCATCGCCTCGGCCCGTCGAACGGAACTGCTGCAAGTTCGCCTAAGGGCCGAGTACTTCCGCGCCCTCTACGACCTGGAGACGGCCATTGGCGTTGGGCCGCACGATGCACCGATTGTCGTGGAGGGGGCGCTCTCCCCGCTTCGCTCTGCCCGACTTCCGTAA
- a CDS encoding efflux RND transporter periplasmic adaptor subunit, which yields MSSVRLFSLVFLVLLLAGCGTSDQSAAPSTAADTAAAPANTITLSRAELDEIDPQTVRVALKPVITTLEFPAKVRPSANQEAYATALVSGRVEQLRASVGTRVEKGEVLAEITAPELSQMVADLRAARDALDRQQRLKERGLAVEKNVRAAKRNWEAARQHLRSIGLSAGRIKQVASGKKDLFTLPLEAPIAGTVLNRMVVLGAPVNAGSKLYHIASLQPIRVVARIFEQSLDEVRVGQSVAITTPMTDRVYEGTIDRITPQVDDKSRAATAHVVLDNSDGTLRPGMYAAMKVHQTSAVQASLPSDVLLTDDSGAYLLVREGARQFRRVYVDAQAETAGDVAVPSLKVGTEVVTKGAYQIASALNQRG from the coding sequence ATGTCTTCCGTTCGACTGTTTTCCCTTGTATTTCTCGTTCTCCTGCTTGCGGGTTGCGGAACTTCAGACCAATCGGCTGCGCCCTCTACGGCAGCCGACACCGCTGCCGCACCTGCAAACACCATTACGTTGTCGAGGGCTGAGCTCGACGAAATAGACCCACAAACTGTTAGGGTTGCCCTGAAGCCTGTTATTACTACCCTTGAGTTTCCGGCAAAGGTACGTCCATCGGCAAATCAGGAGGCATATGCCACCGCGCTGGTAAGCGGTCGCGTGGAGCAGCTCCGCGCCTCGGTAGGCACGCGCGTCGAGAAGGGCGAGGTGCTCGCCGAGATCACTGCTCCCGAACTCAGCCAGATGGTCGCGGACCTGCGCGCGGCCCGCGATGCGCTGGACCGCCAGCAGCGCCTCAAGGAACGGGGCCTAGCTGTTGAAAAGAATGTGCGAGCGGCCAAGCGCAACTGGGAAGCCGCCCGGCAACACCTCCGCTCCATTGGGCTATCGGCCGGCCGCATCAAGCAAGTAGCTTCAGGAAAGAAAGACCTGTTCACCTTGCCGTTAGAAGCTCCGATTGCCGGCACCGTACTTAACCGCATGGTCGTGCTCGGCGCTCCGGTGAACGCGGGCAGCAAGCTCTATCACATCGCCAGCCTGCAGCCTATTCGGGTGGTGGCTCGCATCTTCGAACAATCCCTCGACGAGGTACGGGTGGGCCAATCGGTCGCCATCACCACACCGATGACCGATCGCGTTTATGAAGGCACGATCGACCGAATCACGCCGCAGGTGGATGACAAGAGCCGAGCTGCTACTGCCCACGTCGTACTTGACAATTCCGACGGGACGCTTCGTCCGGGCATGTACGCCGCCATGAAGGTCCACCAAACGTCTGCCGTGCAAGCGTCGCTCCCTTCCGACGTGCTACTGACCGATGATTCGGGCGCCTACCTGCTTGTCCGCGAGGGTGCCCGGCAGTTTCGGCGCGTTTACGTAGACGCACAAGCAGAGACGGCAGGCGACGTTGCCGTACCTTCGCTCAAAGTGGGCACTGAGGTTGTAACGAAGGGCGCTTACCAAATTGCAAGCGCCCTCAATCAGCGCGGATAG